The Bos mutus isolate GX-2022 chromosome 7, NWIPB_WYAK_1.1, whole genome shotgun sequence genome window below encodes:
- the HOOK2 gene encoding protein Hook homolog 2 isoform X7 yields the protein MWLQTFNVPPPCTSPQDLSSGLAVAFVLNQIDPSWFNEAWLQGISEDPGPNRRLKVSNLKAILQSLVEYSQDVLGHPILEQHLPDVSLIGEFSDPEELGKLLQLVLGCAISCEKKQEHIQRIMTLEESVQHVVMEAIQELMTKDTSDSLSPETYGNFDSQSRRYYFLSEEADEGDELRQRCLDLERQLVLLSEEKQSLAQENSVLRERVGRPEDEGASGLTAKKLLLLQTQLEQLQEENFRLESGREDERMRCVELEREVAELQQRNQALTSLAQEAQALKDEMDELRQSSERAGQLEATLNSCRRRLGELRELRRQVRQLEECNASHAERTRQLEEELRRAGSLRAQLEAQRRQVQELQGKRQEEAMKAEKWLFECRNLEEKYESVTKEKERLLAERDSLREANEELRCAQMQPRGLAQADPSLDPTSPAVGNLAAEILPAELRETLLRLQLENKRLCQQEAADRERQEELQRHLEEANRARHGLETQHRLNQQQLSELRAQVEDLQKALQEQGGKTEDSILLKKKLEEHLQKLHEADLELQRKREYIEELEPPNDSSTARRIEELQHSLQKKDEDLRAVEERYRRYVDRARTVIQTLEPKQQPPGGAPLDLHALRTQLRERDVRIRHLEQMDFDKSRSQREQEEKLLISAWYNMGMALQQRAGEERAPAHAQSFLAQQRLATNARRGPLGRLATLNMRPADKH from the exons ATGTGG CTGCAGACGTTCAATGTCCCGCCCCCCTGTACCAGCCCCCAGGACCTGAGCAGTGGCCTGGCAGTAGCCTTTGTGCTGAACCAGAT AGACCCTTCCTGGTTCAACGAAGCGTGGCTCCAGGGCATTTCAGAGGACCCAGGTCCCAACCGGAGGCTGAAG GTCAGCAATCTGAAGGCGATCTTACAGAGCCTAGTGGAGTACTCTCAGGAT GTCCTGGGGCATCCCATTTTGGAGCAGCACCTTCCAGATGTGAGCCTCATTGGCGAGTTCTCAGACCCAGAAGAGCTTGGCAAGCTGCTTCAGCTGGTTCTGGGTTGTGCCATCAGTTGCGAGAAAAAGCAGG AACACATCCAGAGAATCATGACACTAGAGGAATCCGTTCAGCATGTGGTGATGGAAGCCATCCAGGAG ctcaTGACCAAAGACACCTCTGACTCCCTGTCACCAGAAACATATGGGAACTTTGATAGCCAG TCCCGCAGGTACTACTTCCTGAGTGAGGAGGCTGATGAGGGGGACGAGCTGCGGCAGCGCTGTTTGGATCTGGAGCGGCAG CTGGTTCTCCTGTCAGAGGAGAAGCAGAGCCTGGCTCAGGAAAATTCGGTTCTAAGGGAGCGGGTGGGCAGGCCCGAGGATGAGGGCGCCAGCGGCCTCACTGCCAAGAAGCTGCTGCTCCTGCAGACCCAGTTGGAGCAGCTGCAGGAAGAGAACTTCAG GCTGGAGAGTGGCAGGGAGGACGAGCGCATGCGCTGTGTGGAGCTGGAGCGGGAGGTTGCCGAGCTGCAGCAGCGGAACCAAGCGCTGACCAGCCTGGCCCAGGAGGCGCAGGCTCtgaaggatgagatggatgagCTTAG GCAGTCCTCCGAGCGTGCCGGGCAGCTGGAAGCCACGCTGAACAGCTGCAGGCGCCGCCTGGGCGAGCTGCGGGAGCTTCGGCGGCAGGTGCGGCAGCTGGAGGAGTGCAACGCCAGCCACGCGGAGCGCACACGACAGCTGGAGGAAGAACTACGCCGGGCCGGATCCCTGCGTGCCCAGCTAGAGGCGCAGCGGCGACAG GTTCAGGAACTGCAGGGCAAACGGCAAGAGGAGGCCATGAAGGCTGAGAAATGGCTATTCGAGTGCCGCAATCTGGAGGAAAAGTATGAGTCGGTgacaaaggagaaggag CGGCTGTTGGCAGAGCGGGACTCCCTGCGGGAGGCCAATGAGGAGCTGCGCTGCGCCCAGATGCAGCCTCGGGGGCTGGCCCAGGCCG ACCCCTCACTGGATCCCACCTCACCGGCTGTGGGAAACTTAGCAGCTGAGATCCTTCCTGCAGAGCTCAG ggAAACACTCCTGCGACTTCAATTGGAGAACAAGCGCCTGTGCCAGCAGGAGGCGGCCGACAGGGAACGGCAGGAGGAGCTGCAGCGCCACCTGGAGGAGGCCAACCGTGCGCGCCACGGCCTGGAGACGCAGCACCG GCTGAACCAGCAGCAGCTGTCGGAGCTGAGGGCCCAGGTGGAGGACCTTCAGAAGGCCCTACAGGAGCAGGGGGGCAAGACTGAGGAC TCAATCCTGCTGAAGAAGAAGTTGGAGGAACATCT GCAGAAGCTGCATGAAGCAGATCTGGAGCTGCAGCGGAAGCGCGAGTACATCGAGGAACTGGAGCCCCCCAACGACAGCAGCA CAGCCCGGCGTATCGAGGAGCTTCAGCACAGCCTGCAAAAGAAGGACGAGGACTTACGGGCCGTGGAGGAGCGGTACCGCCGCTATGTGGACAGGGCGCGTACG GTCATACAGACCCTGGAACCCAAGCAGCAGCCACCTGGCGGGGCTCCCCTAGATCTCCATGCCCTGAGGACACAGCTCCGGGAGCGGGACGTCCGAATTCGGCACCTGGAG CAGATGGACTTTGACAAGAGTCGAAGTCAGCGGGAGCAGGAAGAAAAGCTGCTCATCAGTGCCTGGTATAATATG ggcATGGCTCTACAGCAGCGAGCTGGGGAAGAGCGGGCCCCTGCCCATGCTCAGTCATTCCTGGCACAGCAGCGGCTGGCCACCAACGCTCGCCGTGGACCCCTGGGACGCCTAGCAACCCTGAACATGCGCCCTGCCGACAAGCACTGA
- the HOOK2 gene encoding protein Hook homolog 2 isoform X6: MWLQTFNVPPPCTSPQDLSSGLAVAFVLNQISSHLLTPRDPSWFNEAWLQGISEDPGPNRRLKVSNLKAILQSLVEYSQDVLGHPILEQHLPDVSLIGEFSDPEELGKLLQLVLGCAISCEKKQEHIQRIMTLEESVQHVVMEAIQELMTKDTSDSLSPETYGNFDSQSRRYYFLSEEADEGDELRQRCLDLERQLVLLSEEKQSLAQENSVLRERVGRPEDEGASGLTAKKLLLLQTQLEQLQEENFRLESGREDERMRCVELEREVAELQQRNQALTSLAQEAQALKDEMDELRQSSERAGQLEATLNSCRRRLGELRELRRQVRQLEECNASHAERTRQLEEELRRAGSLRAQLEAQRRQVQELQGKRQEEAMKAEKWLFECRNLEEKYESVTKEKERLLAERDSLREANEELRCAQMQPRGLAQADPSLDPTSPAVGNLAAEILPAELRETLLRLQLENKRLCQQEAADRERQEELQRHLEEANRARHGLETQHRLNQQQLSELRAQVEDLQKALQEQGGKTEDSILLKKKLEEHLQKLHEADLELQRKREYIEELEPPNDSSTARRIEELQHSLQKKDEDLRAVEERYRRYVDRARTVIQTLEPKQQPPGGAPLDLHALRTQLRERDVRIRHLEQMDFDKSRSQREQEEKLLISAWYNMGMALQQRAGEERAPAHAQSFLAQQRLATNARRGPLGRLATLNMRPADKH; the protein is encoded by the exons ATGTGG CTGCAGACGTTCAATGTCCCGCCCCCCTGTACCAGCCCCCAGGACCTGAGCAGTGGCCTGGCAGTAGCCTTTGTGCTGAACCAGAT CTCATCCCACCTTCTCACCCCCAGAGACCCTTCCTGGTTCAACGAAGCGTGGCTCCAGGGCATTTCAGAGGACCCAGGTCCCAACCGGAGGCTGAAG GTCAGCAATCTGAAGGCGATCTTACAGAGCCTAGTGGAGTACTCTCAGGAT GTCCTGGGGCATCCCATTTTGGAGCAGCACCTTCCAGATGTGAGCCTCATTGGCGAGTTCTCAGACCCAGAAGAGCTTGGCAAGCTGCTTCAGCTGGTTCTGGGTTGTGCCATCAGTTGCGAGAAAAAGCAGG AACACATCCAGAGAATCATGACACTAGAGGAATCCGTTCAGCATGTGGTGATGGAAGCCATCCAGGAG ctcaTGACCAAAGACACCTCTGACTCCCTGTCACCAGAAACATATGGGAACTTTGATAGCCAG TCCCGCAGGTACTACTTCCTGAGTGAGGAGGCTGATGAGGGGGACGAGCTGCGGCAGCGCTGTTTGGATCTGGAGCGGCAG CTGGTTCTCCTGTCAGAGGAGAAGCAGAGCCTGGCTCAGGAAAATTCGGTTCTAAGGGAGCGGGTGGGCAGGCCCGAGGATGAGGGCGCCAGCGGCCTCACTGCCAAGAAGCTGCTGCTCCTGCAGACCCAGTTGGAGCAGCTGCAGGAAGAGAACTTCAG GCTGGAGAGTGGCAGGGAGGACGAGCGCATGCGCTGTGTGGAGCTGGAGCGGGAGGTTGCCGAGCTGCAGCAGCGGAACCAAGCGCTGACCAGCCTGGCCCAGGAGGCGCAGGCTCtgaaggatgagatggatgagCTTAG GCAGTCCTCCGAGCGTGCCGGGCAGCTGGAAGCCACGCTGAACAGCTGCAGGCGCCGCCTGGGCGAGCTGCGGGAGCTTCGGCGGCAGGTGCGGCAGCTGGAGGAGTGCAACGCCAGCCACGCGGAGCGCACACGACAGCTGGAGGAAGAACTACGCCGGGCCGGATCCCTGCGTGCCCAGCTAGAGGCGCAGCGGCGACAG GTTCAGGAACTGCAGGGCAAACGGCAAGAGGAGGCCATGAAGGCTGAGAAATGGCTATTCGAGTGCCGCAATCTGGAGGAAAAGTATGAGTCGGTgacaaaggagaaggag CGGCTGTTGGCAGAGCGGGACTCCCTGCGGGAGGCCAATGAGGAGCTGCGCTGCGCCCAGATGCAGCCTCGGGGGCTGGCCCAGGCCG ACCCCTCACTGGATCCCACCTCACCGGCTGTGGGAAACTTAGCAGCTGAGATCCTTCCTGCAGAGCTCAG ggAAACACTCCTGCGACTTCAATTGGAGAACAAGCGCCTGTGCCAGCAGGAGGCGGCCGACAGGGAACGGCAGGAGGAGCTGCAGCGCCACCTGGAGGAGGCCAACCGTGCGCGCCACGGCCTGGAGACGCAGCACCG GCTGAACCAGCAGCAGCTGTCGGAGCTGAGGGCCCAGGTGGAGGACCTTCAGAAGGCCCTACAGGAGCAGGGGGGCAAGACTGAGGAC TCAATCCTGCTGAAGAAGAAGTTGGAGGAACATCT GCAGAAGCTGCATGAAGCAGATCTGGAGCTGCAGCGGAAGCGCGAGTACATCGAGGAACTGGAGCCCCCCAACGACAGCAGCA CAGCCCGGCGTATCGAGGAGCTTCAGCACAGCCTGCAAAAGAAGGACGAGGACTTACGGGCCGTGGAGGAGCGGTACCGCCGCTATGTGGACAGGGCGCGTACG GTCATACAGACCCTGGAACCCAAGCAGCAGCCACCTGGCGGGGCTCCCCTAGATCTCCATGCCCTGAGGACACAGCTCCGGGAGCGGGACGTCCGAATTCGGCACCTGGAG CAGATGGACTTTGACAAGAGTCGAAGTCAGCGGGAGCAGGAAGAAAAGCTGCTCATCAGTGCCTGGTATAATATG ggcATGGCTCTACAGCAGCGAGCTGGGGAAGAGCGGGCCCCTGCCCATGCTCAGTCATTCCTGGCACAGCAGCGGCTGGCCACCAACGCTCGCCGTGGACCCCTGGGACGCCTAGCAACCCTGAACATGCGCCCTGCCGACAAGCACTGA
- the HOOK2 gene encoding protein Hook homolog 2 isoform X4, which produces MSMDKEELCGSLLTWLQTFNVPPPCTSPQDLSSGLAVAFVLNQIDPSWFNEAWLQGISEDPGPNRRLKVSNLKAILQSLVEYSQDVLGHPILEQHLPDVSLIGEFSDPEELGKLLQLVLGCAISCEKKQEHIQRIMTLEESVQHVVMEAIQELMTKDTSDSLSPETYGNFDSQSRRYYFLSEEADEGDELRQRCLDLERQLVLLSEEKQSLAQENSVLRERVGRPEDEGASGLTAKKLLLLQTQLEQLQEENFRLESGREDERMRCVELEREVAELQQRNQALTSLAQEAQALKDEMDELRQSSERAGQLEATLNSCRRRLGELRELRRQVRQLEECNASHAERTRQLEEELRRAGSLRAQLEAQRRQVQELQGKRQEEAMKAEKWLFECRNLEEKYESVTKEKERLLAERDSLREANEELRCAQMQPRGLAQADPSLDPTSPAVGNLAAEILPAELRETLLRLQLENKRLCQQEAADRERQEELQRHLEEANRARHGLETQHRLNQQQLSELRAQVEDLQKALQEQGGKTEDSILLKKKLEEHLQKLHEADLELQRKREYIEELEPPNDSSTARRIEELQHSLQKKDEDLRAVEERYRRYVDRARTVIQTLEPKQQPPGGAPLDLHALRTQLRERDVRIRHLEQMDFDKSRSQREQEEKLLISAWYNMGMALQQRAGEERAPAHAQSFLAQQRLATNARRGPLGRLATLNMRPADKH; this is translated from the exons ATGAGCATGGACAAGGAAGAACTATGCGGGTCTCTGCTCACCTGG CTGCAGACGTTCAATGTCCCGCCCCCCTGTACCAGCCCCCAGGACCTGAGCAGTGGCCTGGCAGTAGCCTTTGTGCTGAACCAGAT AGACCCTTCCTGGTTCAACGAAGCGTGGCTCCAGGGCATTTCAGAGGACCCAGGTCCCAACCGGAGGCTGAAG GTCAGCAATCTGAAGGCGATCTTACAGAGCCTAGTGGAGTACTCTCAGGAT GTCCTGGGGCATCCCATTTTGGAGCAGCACCTTCCAGATGTGAGCCTCATTGGCGAGTTCTCAGACCCAGAAGAGCTTGGCAAGCTGCTTCAGCTGGTTCTGGGTTGTGCCATCAGTTGCGAGAAAAAGCAGG AACACATCCAGAGAATCATGACACTAGAGGAATCCGTTCAGCATGTGGTGATGGAAGCCATCCAGGAG ctcaTGACCAAAGACACCTCTGACTCCCTGTCACCAGAAACATATGGGAACTTTGATAGCCAG TCCCGCAGGTACTACTTCCTGAGTGAGGAGGCTGATGAGGGGGACGAGCTGCGGCAGCGCTGTTTGGATCTGGAGCGGCAG CTGGTTCTCCTGTCAGAGGAGAAGCAGAGCCTGGCTCAGGAAAATTCGGTTCTAAGGGAGCGGGTGGGCAGGCCCGAGGATGAGGGCGCCAGCGGCCTCACTGCCAAGAAGCTGCTGCTCCTGCAGACCCAGTTGGAGCAGCTGCAGGAAGAGAACTTCAG GCTGGAGAGTGGCAGGGAGGACGAGCGCATGCGCTGTGTGGAGCTGGAGCGGGAGGTTGCCGAGCTGCAGCAGCGGAACCAAGCGCTGACCAGCCTGGCCCAGGAGGCGCAGGCTCtgaaggatgagatggatgagCTTAG GCAGTCCTCCGAGCGTGCCGGGCAGCTGGAAGCCACGCTGAACAGCTGCAGGCGCCGCCTGGGCGAGCTGCGGGAGCTTCGGCGGCAGGTGCGGCAGCTGGAGGAGTGCAACGCCAGCCACGCGGAGCGCACACGACAGCTGGAGGAAGAACTACGCCGGGCCGGATCCCTGCGTGCCCAGCTAGAGGCGCAGCGGCGACAG GTTCAGGAACTGCAGGGCAAACGGCAAGAGGAGGCCATGAAGGCTGAGAAATGGCTATTCGAGTGCCGCAATCTGGAGGAAAAGTATGAGTCGGTgacaaaggagaaggag CGGCTGTTGGCAGAGCGGGACTCCCTGCGGGAGGCCAATGAGGAGCTGCGCTGCGCCCAGATGCAGCCTCGGGGGCTGGCCCAGGCCG ACCCCTCACTGGATCCCACCTCACCGGCTGTGGGAAACTTAGCAGCTGAGATCCTTCCTGCAGAGCTCAG ggAAACACTCCTGCGACTTCAATTGGAGAACAAGCGCCTGTGCCAGCAGGAGGCGGCCGACAGGGAACGGCAGGAGGAGCTGCAGCGCCACCTGGAGGAGGCCAACCGTGCGCGCCACGGCCTGGAGACGCAGCACCG GCTGAACCAGCAGCAGCTGTCGGAGCTGAGGGCCCAGGTGGAGGACCTTCAGAAGGCCCTACAGGAGCAGGGGGGCAAGACTGAGGAC TCAATCCTGCTGAAGAAGAAGTTGGAGGAACATCT GCAGAAGCTGCATGAAGCAGATCTGGAGCTGCAGCGGAAGCGCGAGTACATCGAGGAACTGGAGCCCCCCAACGACAGCAGCA CAGCCCGGCGTATCGAGGAGCTTCAGCACAGCCTGCAAAAGAAGGACGAGGACTTACGGGCCGTGGAGGAGCGGTACCGCCGCTATGTGGACAGGGCGCGTACG GTCATACAGACCCTGGAACCCAAGCAGCAGCCACCTGGCGGGGCTCCCCTAGATCTCCATGCCCTGAGGACACAGCTCCGGGAGCGGGACGTCCGAATTCGGCACCTGGAG CAGATGGACTTTGACAAGAGTCGAAGTCAGCGGGAGCAGGAAGAAAAGCTGCTCATCAGTGCCTGGTATAATATG ggcATGGCTCTACAGCAGCGAGCTGGGGAAGAGCGGGCCCCTGCCCATGCTCAGTCATTCCTGGCACAGCAGCGGCTGGCCACCAACGCTCGCCGTGGACCCCTGGGACGCCTAGCAACCCTGAACATGCGCCCTGCCGACAAGCACTGA
- the HOOK2 gene encoding protein Hook homolog 2 isoform X5 — protein sequence MSMDKEELCGSLLTWLQTFNVPPPCTSPQDLSSGLAVAFVLNQIDPSWFNEAWLQGISEDPGPNRRLKVSNLKAILQSLVEYSQDVLGHPILEQHLPDVSLIGEFSDPEELGKLLQLVLGCAISCEKKQEHIQRIMTLEESVQHVVMEAIQELMTKDTSDSLSPETYGNFDSQSRRYYFLSEEADEGDELRQRCLDLERQLVLLSEEKQSLAQENSVLRERVGRPEDEGASGLTAKKLLLLQTQLEQLQEENFRLESGREDERMRCVELEREVAELQQRNQALTSLAQEAQALKDEMDELRQSSERAGQLEATLNSCRRRLGELRELRRQVRQLEECNASHAERTRQLEEELRRAGSLRAQLEAQRRQVQELQGKRQEEAMKAEKWLFECRNLEEKYESVTKEKERLLAERDSLREANEELRCAQMQPRGLAQADPSLDPTSPAVGNLAAEILPAELRETLLRLQLENKRLCQQEAADRERQEELQRHLEEANRARHGLETQHRLNQQQLSELRAQVEDLQKALQEQGGKTEDSILLKKKLEEHLQKLHEADLELQRKREYIEELEPPNDSSTARRIEELQHSLQKKDEDLRAVEERYRRYVDRARTVIQTLEPKQQPPGGAPLDLHALRTQLRERDVRIRHLEMDFDKSRSQREQEEKLLISAWYNMGMALQQRAGEERAPAHAQSFLAQQRLATNARRGPLGRLATLNMRPADKH from the exons ATGAGCATGGACAAGGAAGAACTATGCGGGTCTCTGCTCACCTGG CTGCAGACGTTCAATGTCCCGCCCCCCTGTACCAGCCCCCAGGACCTGAGCAGTGGCCTGGCAGTAGCCTTTGTGCTGAACCAGAT AGACCCTTCCTGGTTCAACGAAGCGTGGCTCCAGGGCATTTCAGAGGACCCAGGTCCCAACCGGAGGCTGAAG GTCAGCAATCTGAAGGCGATCTTACAGAGCCTAGTGGAGTACTCTCAGGAT GTCCTGGGGCATCCCATTTTGGAGCAGCACCTTCCAGATGTGAGCCTCATTGGCGAGTTCTCAGACCCAGAAGAGCTTGGCAAGCTGCTTCAGCTGGTTCTGGGTTGTGCCATCAGTTGCGAGAAAAAGCAGG AACACATCCAGAGAATCATGACACTAGAGGAATCCGTTCAGCATGTGGTGATGGAAGCCATCCAGGAG ctcaTGACCAAAGACACCTCTGACTCCCTGTCACCAGAAACATATGGGAACTTTGATAGCCAG TCCCGCAGGTACTACTTCCTGAGTGAGGAGGCTGATGAGGGGGACGAGCTGCGGCAGCGCTGTTTGGATCTGGAGCGGCAG CTGGTTCTCCTGTCAGAGGAGAAGCAGAGCCTGGCTCAGGAAAATTCGGTTCTAAGGGAGCGGGTGGGCAGGCCCGAGGATGAGGGCGCCAGCGGCCTCACTGCCAAGAAGCTGCTGCTCCTGCAGACCCAGTTGGAGCAGCTGCAGGAAGAGAACTTCAG GCTGGAGAGTGGCAGGGAGGACGAGCGCATGCGCTGTGTGGAGCTGGAGCGGGAGGTTGCCGAGCTGCAGCAGCGGAACCAAGCGCTGACCAGCCTGGCCCAGGAGGCGCAGGCTCtgaaggatgagatggatgagCTTAG GCAGTCCTCCGAGCGTGCCGGGCAGCTGGAAGCCACGCTGAACAGCTGCAGGCGCCGCCTGGGCGAGCTGCGGGAGCTTCGGCGGCAGGTGCGGCAGCTGGAGGAGTGCAACGCCAGCCACGCGGAGCGCACACGACAGCTGGAGGAAGAACTACGCCGGGCCGGATCCCTGCGTGCCCAGCTAGAGGCGCAGCGGCGACAG GTTCAGGAACTGCAGGGCAAACGGCAAGAGGAGGCCATGAAGGCTGAGAAATGGCTATTCGAGTGCCGCAATCTGGAGGAAAAGTATGAGTCGGTgacaaaggagaaggag CGGCTGTTGGCAGAGCGGGACTCCCTGCGGGAGGCCAATGAGGAGCTGCGCTGCGCCCAGATGCAGCCTCGGGGGCTGGCCCAGGCCG ACCCCTCACTGGATCCCACCTCACCGGCTGTGGGAAACTTAGCAGCTGAGATCCTTCCTGCAGAGCTCAG ggAAACACTCCTGCGACTTCAATTGGAGAACAAGCGCCTGTGCCAGCAGGAGGCGGCCGACAGGGAACGGCAGGAGGAGCTGCAGCGCCACCTGGAGGAGGCCAACCGTGCGCGCCACGGCCTGGAGACGCAGCACCG GCTGAACCAGCAGCAGCTGTCGGAGCTGAGGGCCCAGGTGGAGGACCTTCAGAAGGCCCTACAGGAGCAGGGGGGCAAGACTGAGGAC TCAATCCTGCTGAAGAAGAAGTTGGAGGAACATCT GCAGAAGCTGCATGAAGCAGATCTGGAGCTGCAGCGGAAGCGCGAGTACATCGAGGAACTGGAGCCCCCCAACGACAGCAGCA CAGCCCGGCGTATCGAGGAGCTTCAGCACAGCCTGCAAAAGAAGGACGAGGACTTACGGGCCGTGGAGGAGCGGTACCGCCGCTATGTGGACAGGGCGCGTACG GTCATACAGACCCTGGAACCCAAGCAGCAGCCACCTGGCGGGGCTCCCCTAGATCTCCATGCCCTGAGGACACAGCTCCGGGAGCGGGACGTCCGAATTCGGCACCTGGAG ATGGACTTTGACAAGAGTCGAAGTCAGCGGGAGCAGGAAGAAAAGCTGCTCATCAGTGCCTGGTATAATATG ggcATGGCTCTACAGCAGCGAGCTGGGGAAGAGCGGGCCCCTGCCCATGCTCAGTCATTCCTGGCACAGCAGCGGCTGGCCACCAACGCTCGCCGTGGACCCCTGGGACGCCTAGCAACCCTGAACATGCGCCCTGCCGACAAGCACTGA
- the HOOK2 gene encoding protein Hook homolog 2 isoform X1 codes for MSMDKEELCGSLLTWLQTFNVPPPCTSPQDLSSGLAVAFVLNQISSHLLTPRDPSWFNEAWLQGISEDPGPNRRLKVSNLKAILQSLVEYSQDVLGHPILEQHLPDVSLIGEFSDPEELGKLLQLVLGCAISCEKKQEHIQRIMTLEESVQHVVMEAIQELMTKDTSDSLSPETYGNFDSQSRRYYFLSEEADEGDELRQRCLDLERQLVLLSEEKQSLAQENSVLRERVGRPEDEGASGLTAKKLLLLQTQLEQLQEENFRLESGREDERMRCVELEREVAELQQRNQALTSLAQEAQALKDEMDELRQSSERAGQLEATLNSCRRRLGELRELRRQVRQLEECNASHAERTRQLEEELRRAGSLRAQLEAQRRQVQELQGKRQEEAMKAEKWLFECRNLEEKYESVTKEKERLLAERDSLREANEELRCAQMQPRGLAQADPSLDPTSPAVGNLAAEILPAELRETLLRLQLENKRLCQQEAADRERQEELQRHLEEANRARHGLETQHRLNQQQLSELRAQVEDLQKALQEQGGKTEDSILLKKKLEEHLQKLHEADLELQRKREYIEELEPPNDSSTARRIEELQHSLQKKDEDLRAVEERYRRYVDRARTVIQTLEPKQQPPGGAPLDLHALRTQLRERDVRIRHLEQMDFDKSRSQREQEEKLLISAWYNMGMALQQRAGEERAPAHAQSFLAQQRLATNARRGPLGRLATLNMRPADKH; via the exons ATGAGCATGGACAAGGAAGAACTATGCGGGTCTCTGCTCACCTGG CTGCAGACGTTCAATGTCCCGCCCCCCTGTACCAGCCCCCAGGACCTGAGCAGTGGCCTGGCAGTAGCCTTTGTGCTGAACCAGAT CTCATCCCACCTTCTCACCCCCAGAGACCCTTCCTGGTTCAACGAAGCGTGGCTCCAGGGCATTTCAGAGGACCCAGGTCCCAACCGGAGGCTGAAG GTCAGCAATCTGAAGGCGATCTTACAGAGCCTAGTGGAGTACTCTCAGGAT GTCCTGGGGCATCCCATTTTGGAGCAGCACCTTCCAGATGTGAGCCTCATTGGCGAGTTCTCAGACCCAGAAGAGCTTGGCAAGCTGCTTCAGCTGGTTCTGGGTTGTGCCATCAGTTGCGAGAAAAAGCAGG AACACATCCAGAGAATCATGACACTAGAGGAATCCGTTCAGCATGTGGTGATGGAAGCCATCCAGGAG ctcaTGACCAAAGACACCTCTGACTCCCTGTCACCAGAAACATATGGGAACTTTGATAGCCAG TCCCGCAGGTACTACTTCCTGAGTGAGGAGGCTGATGAGGGGGACGAGCTGCGGCAGCGCTGTTTGGATCTGGAGCGGCAG CTGGTTCTCCTGTCAGAGGAGAAGCAGAGCCTGGCTCAGGAAAATTCGGTTCTAAGGGAGCGGGTGGGCAGGCCCGAGGATGAGGGCGCCAGCGGCCTCACTGCCAAGAAGCTGCTGCTCCTGCAGACCCAGTTGGAGCAGCTGCAGGAAGAGAACTTCAG GCTGGAGAGTGGCAGGGAGGACGAGCGCATGCGCTGTGTGGAGCTGGAGCGGGAGGTTGCCGAGCTGCAGCAGCGGAACCAAGCGCTGACCAGCCTGGCCCAGGAGGCGCAGGCTCtgaaggatgagatggatgagCTTAG GCAGTCCTCCGAGCGTGCCGGGCAGCTGGAAGCCACGCTGAACAGCTGCAGGCGCCGCCTGGGCGAGCTGCGGGAGCTTCGGCGGCAGGTGCGGCAGCTGGAGGAGTGCAACGCCAGCCACGCGGAGCGCACACGACAGCTGGAGGAAGAACTACGCCGGGCCGGATCCCTGCGTGCCCAGCTAGAGGCGCAGCGGCGACAG GTTCAGGAACTGCAGGGCAAACGGCAAGAGGAGGCCATGAAGGCTGAGAAATGGCTATTCGAGTGCCGCAATCTGGAGGAAAAGTATGAGTCGGTgacaaaggagaaggag CGGCTGTTGGCAGAGCGGGACTCCCTGCGGGAGGCCAATGAGGAGCTGCGCTGCGCCCAGATGCAGCCTCGGGGGCTGGCCCAGGCCG ACCCCTCACTGGATCCCACCTCACCGGCTGTGGGAAACTTAGCAGCTGAGATCCTTCCTGCAGAGCTCAG ggAAACACTCCTGCGACTTCAATTGGAGAACAAGCGCCTGTGCCAGCAGGAGGCGGCCGACAGGGAACGGCAGGAGGAGCTGCAGCGCCACCTGGAGGAGGCCAACCGTGCGCGCCACGGCCTGGAGACGCAGCACCG GCTGAACCAGCAGCAGCTGTCGGAGCTGAGGGCCCAGGTGGAGGACCTTCAGAAGGCCCTACAGGAGCAGGGGGGCAAGACTGAGGAC TCAATCCTGCTGAAGAAGAAGTTGGAGGAACATCT GCAGAAGCTGCATGAAGCAGATCTGGAGCTGCAGCGGAAGCGCGAGTACATCGAGGAACTGGAGCCCCCCAACGACAGCAGCA CAGCCCGGCGTATCGAGGAGCTTCAGCACAGCCTGCAAAAGAAGGACGAGGACTTACGGGCCGTGGAGGAGCGGTACCGCCGCTATGTGGACAGGGCGCGTACG GTCATACAGACCCTGGAACCCAAGCAGCAGCCACCTGGCGGGGCTCCCCTAGATCTCCATGCCCTGAGGACACAGCTCCGGGAGCGGGACGTCCGAATTCGGCACCTGGAG CAGATGGACTTTGACAAGAGTCGAAGTCAGCGGGAGCAGGAAGAAAAGCTGCTCATCAGTGCCTGGTATAATATG ggcATGGCTCTACAGCAGCGAGCTGGGGAAGAGCGGGCCCCTGCCCATGCTCAGTCATTCCTGGCACAGCAGCGGCTGGCCACCAACGCTCGCCGTGGACCCCTGGGACGCCTAGCAACCCTGAACATGCGCCCTGCCGACAAGCACTGA